ggttgctccacccgcgtccgtacatctgacggactaacggaggagatagagatccaggcgggggtcaagcagggctgtccactgtcgcccatcgtctttaacctcgcgctcgagccggtacttcgcgccgcaacctcgctcagaaatgagggtggtattccgcttagcggcgtcagtgtgagtgcactggcgtatgcggacgatatcgtgcttctggcgcgggattcagaggcgatgcagacgctcctcaatgttgtgggtgaggcggcgacgtaggccgggcttaccttcaagccgtcgaagtgtgccacgcttcacatccgccgtcggcagacactaggctcggtattcgccctgcaagggggagaaccagccgtgctcggtgcgggtgacgcctacctccatcttggcgttcccaccgggtacaaagtctcgcagacgccaacggatgcgatcgcggcaattcgacgtgacttgcagcacctggacgcttccctgctggctccctggcagaagattgacgctgtgcgtgtcttcctcctccctaggcttgactttgtcatgcggggcggagcggtacgcaaggggccgctatctgcactcgacaaggcagtgaaagcggctgtcaaatcatggctcttccttccacagcgtgcgtccactgaacagctgtacctcgcgctgggagagggaggatgcggcctgacgccgctcaCGGACGCTGCGGTcatctcgacgatcgtccacggcttccgcatgctgcactgcgacgacgccaccgtccgcgacatcgcctgggccactctatctacggccgcgcgccgccgactggggagggagccgagtcgacccgacttggccacctacctgagcggcagcactgagggtgacctcgcacgTGACGGAGGCGGCATCCAGCCACTGTGGACGCGCCTagcgcctagcgccgcgtggcgtcacctggcgctggagtgaactgctctctgagttgcaggtggaggtcaacggccgacccgccatcgctgacgacgcggaacacggcggcatcggaggggtgacgcagccggccacggagggggcggcgcctgggactacacgacacctcgaagatggcggcgatggaccgcagcacgatgatggcagcgtgggacgcaccgccaacactggcgtcgagcatgtccgggtgggagggggcgccaaacgtcttctctcgcggacgctccgcgagtgtctgaggcagcgcctgccCAACCTCCTACTCAGAAAACCTGACCAGGGGAAGGTATTCGAGTGcaccagggagtccacagcgtccaaccacttcatggcgggaggcaaatacactcgcttcgcagactggcgcttcattcaccgcgccaggctcggagtcgtgcctctgaacggttgtcgccgcttcgatgggcgggcaaacaacaacaaagcctgccgacgctgtggccacaacaatgAGACGCTCCCACACGTGATCAACGCGTctatggtgcactcagcagccctgcagtatcgccacaacgcggtcctcaaccgcctcgcggcAGCAGTCGCTGGACGGCCAAgaagaggaaacactgctgttcctgacatcaggatcaaccaagctgtcataggggacagcagtgggctgcgtccggacctcgtaataactgacgaggccgcgaagactgtgaccatcgtcgatgtgacgatccccttcgagaataggcggattgcgctcgacaacgctcggcaactgaagaagataaagtacgccgacgttgcgcgcggattagccactcgcggctattccgtcactgtcgacgccctggttgtcggcagtctgggggcgtgggaccgccagaacgatgcagtgctccggcacctaggcatcgctagccgctactgccaactgatgcggcggctgatggtttctgacaccatcaagtggtcccgcgacattaATATGGAACACATTATTGGCtaccgccagtatgtgtccccctaggctgtggcatgctctgacgtcaggctgcgagaccctcgagactgcagtcgtcggagaacttcgaggtcggtgccttcgtgacgtcggtgtcgagattctcctccacgacgcgggacctgcggcgctacaccatcttcgcgccgcactgcagcagtgccgagtcagtagcggtgcgtgcggtgctgcctggtgcccctccctccgtggtgtccgccgaatatggcccccacctcggttggcgcggtgctaggcggcgccaaacgtgtgcctactgcccggcagtctccagccagcgtgggaagcaacgccctcctgccacgacaccccagtgacgtctgccgcaaggcggacagaggggagaagtccggctgagtgtgacccgcctgcgtgcgtggcgcaccagccgctggcagccgtgcatgtgcagtgtgctgtcagggcacggagaagaatggaaaaataaaatagcCCCTAAATTAGGTCCAACTTACCGTGGTCTGACATAAGTAAGGCCGCGCCTATCGCGGTAATACTCTTAAGGATGACATACGTAAGTACCCGCGCCTAACGCGGTCTctcaatatttaagtagtgggcttaacccacgaacTAGAATAGTAATACAATACTTAAGTACGGTTAgaaccgtttctctaaattttatctaaacttactaaatctgtaaaactcgcattgtatagagtcatgaatattcttttcctaaatttatacttcgtaaaaatgtaactaagaattatctcgataaataaaaatctgttcttatcagcttaatgctgGCAAGGTCGGATAAAACACATACTTATATGCGATGTATTTTCTTTAGTCACTGGTCTTCCAGCACCCGAATATGGCGAAGCTGCAGCAGCAGGCTCCGGAACGTGGCCGGCCTTGCTGTGAGGGTAGCAACTGCCGGTGTTACTGCCGGACCTGCCCTGCATTGAATACTTCCTCCCTCTTTATCTCCCGATTATGACTGAGGGTTGCGAGATGCTCAGGCCCCATCTGGCCCTTCCTCGATCGAGGTTCAGCGATCCGCAGGGAGGCAGATGCAGACcggtctcctgtgtgtccagcctTTGCTGTCGACACCGGCGGCAGAGTTGGTAGCGACGTATGAGCCTTCCACTCTGCTcgtcttcctttttttcccccggccAGCTACGTCTGGGTCTCCACTGGGGCTAAACACAAGATTATGACTCTCTCCATCTTGGCCAGAACCCAAGATCTTATatttccgagataattcttagttacgtcGGCCCGAAGTGTGATGCTCCGGTGTCCGGCAGCCGCCGTAGAGCTACACCTTCGCGGCTATTTTCTCCTTATCGACTGTGAACCTCTCCTACGTTCCTTCCCAAGTATTACCTCAATGACTAAAAAATATGTTCTTATAAACTTAATATGGGCTAAAATGGACCGATTTCTGCACCGAGAAGCGGTcgcgtttatttttctgtttcaggtCCGCGACTTGAACGATGGAGCTGGTGGTGACGCTGCCGAcggaggtcttccgctgccggatctgcttcgtcaccaaggctgccGGCAGGCCAACCTTTGGCGAGTATaaggaccactcggcccttctccTCCAATACAGAAGGCTGCACGACCCGGAAAAGACTCCCGTTTTCGAGTGCGagttttgcggccgacgcgacccgcggctgaagaTGAAAGCGGCCATCTGCGGATCTGCAACGCAGCATCCGCTACCCCTGGCGATGCCGGTCGGGGGagagtgagtatgggacacgatgcTGTGTCCGgcactctggggcacccagagaggtcggccggcgggaggtcacaggcgagggcccccgaagctagGAGGACAGGCCCTTCGTCCTTAGTTAGTGCTGGGCGAAAGCCCCAGGCGACAGCGGCCCGGGAAGTTAGTACCACaggccgcctagccttagataatagagaggggctatggccacagaacagtccggtccccgaagctagtaggacagaccagctggacttaggattaacctacgcggcggtcctgacccgcagcagcgtggtgggctcacaggctgccttgccctcGCCTTGTGTGAGTGGGCAGGTGTCTGCGACATCCAGGACGGCGGTGGTTGCTGCCCCCGCGTCGTGCGAGCCGTGTGTGCGCACGCCGCGGTAGTCTGGCATCCCCCTGTCGATACGCTCTGCGACGTCAGccgcgtcgccacgagtgccgagcgcaGTTCGGGAGATGAAGGCAGCacgctgccgacgcctgccgccgaacgcgtcgctccggccagaggTGCAGAGTCTGGTAAAAGCCGCGGCTCGCCGTTGCTTGCGCCGGCCTCTGTACCCAGTGGCGTGCGCTGGCCACGTCGTTCGGCTGCTGCAGGCTAGAGAGCCTGTAtggggagagagtggccataggtgaagttgcccgtgattggttgattagctttggtgccattttctgccaaacgtctctcgcgcttcctatgttagcTTTTGAGTTgaactgaagttcagaggacttttggaaacgattaataggtatttgaattattgagagacatgTTATGCGTTGCGCATGCACGTTCGATTTAGTTTATCGTTTTAGAACGTAATTAGCGTCTGCGATctcaaatacgagttgaaataatgaagctatttgtgatgaagtcggtaggcctacatgtttgaagtaaacacgttagtaattgtacagtattgtttttgacatctgtaattcattctgcagacgttcgtaaacgatgccaggaagGAATGAGTAACTCTTGTAATAAAGTCCAGGTACAACTTTCTTAATGGTATATATTAACCGAAATATTCAGTTACGCCTATAAAAAGTTTGGTTCTTCACTTTGGCCAGAAaactctgattgtaagatgtcagtttttttaaatattttcagtcacgcaaaacaggtaggcctattacaatttactgcatttttaagctgttatttctttaacagttcgtgcatactggtagcatcataagcttttctgaagccaatatctgacagtccttgctggaaacggaaagttcctgtaataaTTGTGCCATGCTCACTCGACTTTATAGCGTGAAACTTTATTTCGTccagaatcagaacactaggcattattttggtttcagtattattgcctgactgttgacgcaggcaagatgTTAGCACGTTTTCCGCACTTGTCGTGGTtagtgaaacattattcgtagtaaataaatgtaggtactcttgaagacagagcgaggtggcgcagtggttagacactggactcgcattcgggaggacgacggttcaatcccgcgtccggccatcctgatttaggttttccgtgatttccctaaatcgctccaggcaaatgccgggatggttccttacaaagggcacggccgacttccttccccgtccttccctaatccgatgagatcgatgacctcgctgtctggtctccttccccgaaacaacgaACCAACCAACTCTTGAAgatagtttttaataggcctacttactgtggggtagaagggatacggtagttttcttgttatatttggtcgttattacagtagcctacatttaacattacccgatttttgtaatctttttcgtttgttatctacgagaggtattcagtaaagtcgtaagcagttgtttatttggGACACGCAaatagtttgaagacgtgacaagaagtactaatacgctcacactttttgcatgtcacaagaaagcaactgcttacgactttcattcatctgacgtcatacaggtacgttaaatctttagcgttatgcacttccgatacaaaacatatgctatacactatattttttctatttacgttactttcattgcagtatgtctagtaaacgagctttaaaggagataaatgcaagtaacgaataatttttacagccactgtatcaaattttcctgtgctgtatgtagtaggctactatgagtatattatagctgtaaagaaaggcatttaacgaatgatttcgccatattgtcttgtgcttttgattcgctgagtgtgtactccactactggccatcaaaagtcccgtccgcagtttggcagaaaaatggccgccgtatcgtccggttggccactctctccctatacaggctctctacagcAGACGTACGCGCGCATTCCCTCTGCGCTGCCGACGGTTACGTCGAGTGACCCCAGTCAGTCACTCCGTTtccgctcaggcagggagtgctaCTAACAGAAAAGCCTCTGTTAACGATTATGATTGGCACACAGTCACCCCACGGAGAGAGAAACGCCGTGCTGCAGACGCAGACCACCGCCTCCGGACCGACGCCGCATCATACCATCCAGCCCGCGTAACAACGGTCCGGCGCGAGCCAACCCGTCCGGGCGGAGTGGAGTGTCGGATGGGATATCTGTATCACTCGTTTGTGATTCGAAGGACCGGGACTGCTCGAGCCCATACCTTCTGTCGGAAAATAAGGGTTTCGAAATGATGGGTTTAGGAGAATCGTGAATGGTGTTTCTTTGGATGTTGGTAGGATTGTGTTGGAAGGATAATTCTGGTATGATTTAGGGTGTGGATTGAACTGAGATTGGGATAGGTTCGGATATCGACTTCTTCTTGGCTTCTCTGGCCCCAACGCGCCGACTGCGTTGTGGCTCGGCGAACGAACTCCCCCCCTCTAGGAGGATGGCGAGATCGTCCCCGGCGTCTCGTGGTACGGTCTGGACGACTGTTGGCTGTCGTGAAACAGCCTTCTTCTGTTCTCTGACGGAGACCGGGGCTGCGTTTTCCTTGGTGGCTGCCTCAACCTTTTCGGAGGCGGCCAATGCAAGCaactcttccaggtccttggagATCCGCATCGCCATCTTCTTCTTGGGAGGTGGCGGTGCTGGATCTGGGTCCGTTTCCATTTCGTCCATTTCTTCTGTGGGCTCCCGCCCCGGTGGGGTTGGAGCAGGTGGGGTGAGCCGCAGGGCTTTGGCGGCAGAAGCCACTTCAGCCCGCAGCCGCTGGATTTCCCGATGAGCCGCGGCCAACTCGTCTCGTAGGGCGGTCCTCTCTGCCGCGAATGCGGCTTTGAGGTCCGCTACTGCGGCTTCTGTGGCCGCACGAAGCTTGTTGTGCGGCACAGCGTCATCATGGTGGCGTCTTTCGGGGGGCGGAGGGGCCCCCTGCTGCTGCTGGTCTGTCCCTGCCGCAGGCGCTGGCCCGCGGTCGGAACGGTTTCTACGTcgcttcctctttctcttcttgttgCCTCCGCGACCCCAGTTAGCAATGTAACTGCAGCCACGAAATCTCGCGACGTGCTTTCCtccgcagttttttttttaatctttatttaccatcaacaataatatttatacatcTCAACTCACCTCCTTAtctgattagtgggtcttacttgctactgttagttacaattAGCAGCTAATTACAATATAATGAGTTGTGAGCTACAGCTACAATCTACTTTCAATGGgcagctatatttatttattttaacgccTAAGATGTTTTAAGCTAATCCTAcattctacttcctgcagcgtcacagatgtgtcagcaatgtacaaacctactttattgccttgcccatcgagctaatcccgatgggcgtgcccctgacactgggcaggccaggatgttaatcgctgcaggttcctaaatctagatttctggtctaattcctactaactagttctaacctacgtcatctccagtgtattgtcaaatccaggttatttttagtccccattccccctaatcccgtacgtggcggattccagattgaagggtcggcctatccacgcacaggcggtatgggaaaagGGCACGTGTTTGTCGTAATCTGTGCTTCTTAGTTTTGTTCCCTCAAATGTTCTCTCAACactttctgtgatacctcgttAGCAAGTCTGTTCAGTGTTTGgaaggtgtcttcttgtcttatcAGATGGTAAGTGTCATGGTCTGGTAGTTGGTCACGTAATGTagaagcaacatcattgaagagggggcactcgtaaatcacatgatcgggagtgccctccggttcaccacattcacacgcgggtgtagcccttttcccgaaccgacataagtatgccgggtaaggtccatgtccagtaagaaaatggattagtCCTCTGGTGGGTTCAAAGTACTTCATTCTCAGCCGTTCCCTGATGCTTTGTATCAACTCATGTGTCCTGCGCCCTGTGTCATCTGCGTCCCACAGCTCTTGATTTTGCTCCCTGATTTTGATGTCCAaggggcaaagccccattatgactagtagtgctccccctggtgttgttctgtaagcccctaccgatctaagaatcatattcctctgaacccttcttactgtcatggcgggcaccaccctcgtgagcctgtgtgaccagactcccgagccggaacccactatcgatgttaatatgctgctgtgataaagttttataagatgaggtggaagatgaaatctttgaTGTCCTATGGATATGAGGTTGTTCAGTGTTTGGAGGGCTTTATGGGTTAcagtttctgtgtgtttcccaaaattccacttctcatcaatgatgatgcccaagtattgcGCGTCACGTCTCCGTAGAACCGGCGAGCGGTCGATTCATACAGTCGGGTTACGGATTAGTTGTCCCTTCAATAGCAAGTAGGTGGACTTACTTGGTGACACCGTCATTTTGGTattttggcaccatagttgtaacttgtttagggcactctctattttaggttcaatgtcttcgcggctacggccaccgaccaacaggaggaggtcatctgcataggctatcacctctagcacttcttcactttgctgtagggtgtctagtaaaggctccatgtggatgtcccaaaacaggggctCTAGCACGGAACCCTGAGGACAACCCTTTGTTACAGATTTTCCAATCCTCTTGCTagaagatgatagccagacctcccgttcctcacaatagctcctcagacaaccatatagcggccctgggcactccttctcccgcaagcaggagaagagcgaaggccaccacaggttatcgaaggctccactgatgtcaaccatgatgcccaccacgtacttatgtggggtagagccacagacctcagcggccagggcgattgcatcagatgtcgaCCGCccgggcctgaagccgaactgcctgtcgctcaccccacgcagcactctgtgtgcagccagtctgtcggCTAGTAGCTTTTCTAATATTTTTCCTAGTATGTTAATCAAacagattggtctgtaggattttacATTTGTTGGATCTTTGTCTAACCCTTTCCGAATGATGACTACATTCGCAGACTTCCACATCCTTGGAATTTTCTGTTGCAtcagacattcgttgtataggtgggtgagtggtgcagttagctggtgagctaggaattgcaccacctcagctacaatgccgtctggcccgggagctttaccccttttaagtgattttatgtgggcagccacctcttcctccgagaaagggtagactgccgtgttgttggtgtattcattgaggttttcttgtcttatttgttgttgctgatcggATTCCCTATCCGCgctatcatcaggcagcagggaccggaggaggacctcagcagtttcctgccaggattccatcatcctgtccccgtgcctgactattgataattccagtggagagcggatcttttctcgtactaatttatacggtgtaccccaggggtccaatgtcaattggctctggacgaaattttcccaactttgtattctaacagccTGGAGTTCTTTCTGAAAACGAATTTTAGCCTCCCGATACTGCATCAGGCATCTTTGCCGTTccggccagacgacactgcgctggtaatatcttctcaaccttccaacagaccggcgcatatcctcaagttcgggcgaccatggtgatggagaggctgccatggccttcctcctgatcggtacggcagctttcaccgcGCTAGTTATTGCATTGGTCAGTTCTTCTTCTCGGTCGTTTACGTCTATGTCAAAGTCTACGCCACCTTCTGGCAAGGCAGGAATGACGCACTCCCTTGCTAGTCGTTCCCAATCGGCCCTTCTGTAATTAAATTGCATCTCCCACCCCTTGGCCCAGCGGAACCCTCCTCTACCCACAATGAACGTGATTAGGTTGTGGTCACTTGTAGTGGCGTTTTCTTCTACTTTCCACTCTTGTATTGTGTTAATTGCATTGGGGGTGGCCATAGTTATATCAATGTTCGTGCCTGGTCCTCCTCCCCCTACATAGGTTGGAGGATTACCAGGCTTGTTAGCTATCACTAGTTGTGATGCCATGATAAAATCCTCTACTTTCTCTCCGTTGGTATCCCTTGTGCtgctgtgccacaggggggattttgcattgatatcaGCAGTGATTATCATCCTTCGTCCTTGCAATGCCGTAGTTACTGTAGTTAGATGGTCAAGATGTGTTTCAATGTtatctccgtactgaaagtacatattaattaatattattgtttcactgggagatagcagctccacgacattgcagtgactaCTAGTGAACTGTGATAGTGTAGTTACTTTCAGGGCCTTGTTCGTGATTATTATTGCCGCTTTCGGATTATCTCCTTGGCTGATGACCTGCCACGTCGTGgctgcaaatgcaatttttccagccagggagtgcggctcttgtagacagagcacatccagcctcctctcctccacttcctttcgcagctcctgcattacaagtcgactgttatgcgtattgagttggccaatggtaatttttgtcatctacggaaagtatgtatgtatgtggtcttctggccatgtcttgttccagtcatacgtaatacgtccattagccaaaactgactgttcgtaaatgtcatttaggtcaaatttttctcctcttctctcgaacactttctttagtaagtctcgcagggctccgaagtcggtggggagattcactgacttaagctgtattctgtct
This portion of the Schistocerca serialis cubense isolate TAMUIC-IGC-003099 chromosome 3, iqSchSeri2.2, whole genome shotgun sequence genome encodes:
- the LOC126471303 gene encoding uncharacterized protein LOC126471303; this encodes MRGGAVRKGPLSALDKAVKAAVKSWLFLPQRASTEQLYLALGEGGCGLTPLTDAAVISTIVHGFRMLHCDDATVRDIAWATLSTAARRRLGREPSRPDLATYLSGSTEGDLVEVNGRPAIADDAEHGGIGGVTQPATEGAAPGTTRHLEDGGDGPQHDDGSVGRTANTGVEHVRVGGGAKRLLSRTLRECLRQRLPNLLLRKPDQGKVFECTRESTASNHFMAGGKYTRFADWRFIHRARLGVVPLNGCRRFDGRANNNKACRRCGHNNETLPHVINASMVHSAALQYRHNAVLNRLAAAVAGRPRRGNTAVPDIRINQAVIGDSSGLRPDLVITDEAAKTVTIVDVTIPFENRRIALDNARQLKKIKYADVARGLATRGYSVTVDALVVGSLGAWDRQNDAVLRHLGIASRYCQLMRRLMVSDTIKWSRDINMEHIIGYRQYVSP